A stretch of the Geovibrio thiophilus genome encodes the following:
- a CDS encoding adenylate kinase → MINMIFLGPPGAGKGTQSAYIIRDYGLVQISTGDLLRQAVKDQTPLGKEAKMYMDAGQLVPDALIIGLMKDRLASPDCAEGVIFDGFPRTIAQAEALDSMLKNDLKTEITQIISLNVADELLVERAVGRRSCPKDGKVYHIKYNPPKVGGVCDLCGGTLTHRDDDREETIKNRLKVYHETTSLLKGYYADSGRFYEVDGEGNPDGVYEKIKGILG, encoded by the coding sequence AGCAGGAAAAGGAACTCAGTCTGCATATATTATCCGTGACTACGGTCTGGTGCAGATTTCCACCGGTGACCTTCTCCGTCAGGCAGTGAAGGATCAGACACCACTCGGCAAAGAGGCAAAGATGTATATGGACGCAGGACAGCTTGTGCCTGACGCCCTTATAATCGGTCTTATGAAGGACAGGCTTGCCTCTCCCGACTGCGCAGAGGGCGTGATCTTTGACGGCTTCCCCAGAACCATAGCGCAGGCGGAAGCGCTTGATTCTATGCTTAAAAACGATCTCAAAACTGAGATCACCCAGATAATCAGCCTCAATGTGGCGGATGAACTTCTTGTGGAGAGAGCTGTAGGCAGAAGAAGCTGCCCCAAAGACGGCAAAGTCTACCACATTAAGTACAATCCTCCTAAAGTGGGCGGAGTATGCGACCTTTGCGGCGGCACGCTCACTCACAGAGATGACGACAGGGAAGAGACGATTAAAAACCGCCTTAAGGTTTACCACGAAACCACTTCACTTCTTAAAGGCTATTACGCTGACAGCGGAAGGTTTTATGAAGTTGACGGTGAAGGAAATCCCGACGGCGTTTATGAAAAGATAAAAGGAATACTTGGTTAA
- the map gene encoding type I methionyl aminopeptidase → MVFLKSQKEIELMRIPCGIVWEVLDKLSSFIKPGISTKDIDKFAENIINSRSAFPSFKGYHGYPASVCASVNEVVVHGIPSERTLKEGDIITVDVGAFKEGFHGDAARTYPVGQISEEAARLIRVTEESFFNGIENARVGNRLSDISSAVQQTVEKNGFAVVRDFFGHGIGRSMHEEPTIPNFGRPGRGLRLKEGMVIAVEPMVTAGSYETKTLSDGWTAVTADSSLAAHYENTVAITGKGPEILTIGSV, encoded by the coding sequence ATGGTTTTCCTCAAGTCACAGAAAGAGATAGAGCTTATGAGAATACCCTGCGGAATCGTATGGGAGGTTCTCGATAAGCTCTCCTCATTCATCAAGCCCGGTATCTCAACAAAAGATATTGACAAGTTTGCTGAAAATATAATAAACTCTCGGTCTGCCTTTCCGTCCTTTAAGGGTTATCACGGGTATCCGGCAAGTGTCTGCGCTTCGGTTAACGAGGTGGTAGTACACGGGATACCGTCTGAGAGAACTCTGAAAGAGGGCGATATTATTACGGTAGATGTAGGCGCATTCAAAGAAGGTTTCCATGGTGACGCAGCGAGAACTTACCCTGTGGGTCAGATCTCCGAAGAAGCCGCAAGGCTGATCCGTGTTACTGAGGAATCTTTTTTTAATGGGATAGAAAATGCACGGGTCGGAAACAGGCTTTCCGATATATCCAGCGCAGTTCAGCAGACCGTTGAAAAAAACGGTTTTGCTGTCGTGAGAGACTTTTTCGGTCACGGTATAGGGCGAAGCATGCATGAAGAGCCCACCATACCGAACTTTGGTCGCCCCGGAAGGGGACTCAGGCTGAAGGAAGGTATGGTTATAGCCGTTGAGCCGATGGTCACAGCCGGTTCTTATGAAACCAAAACCCTCTCTGATGGCTGGACTGCTGTCACCGCGGACAGCAGTTTGGCGGCACATTACGAAAATACCGTTGCGATAACGGGAAAGGGACCGGAGATACTTACAATAGGGAGCGTATGA
- the infA gene encoding translation initiation factor IF-1: MSKKDDVIEIVGTVVEALPNAMFKVELENKHVILAHLSGKMRMHFIRILPGDKVTVELSPYDLSRGRITYRHKK; encoded by the coding sequence ATGAGCAAAAAGGACGATGTAATCGAGATTGTCGGTACAGTCGTTGAGGCGTTGCCCAATGCTATGTTCAAAGTTGAGCTGGAAAACAAGCATGTTATCCTTGCTCACCTTTCCGGGAAAATGAGGATGCATTTCATCCGAATACTGCCCGGAGACAAAGTAACCGTAGAGTTATCCCCGTATGACCTTTCAAGAGGCAGGATAACCTACCGTCACAAGAAGTAA
- the rpmJ gene encoding 50S ribosomal protein L36, with protein MKVRASVKPICSKCKIVKRKGVVRVICENPRHKQRQG; from the coding sequence ATGAAGGTCAGGGCAAGTGTGAAGCCTATTTGCAGTAAATGCAAAATTGTAAAAAGAAAAGGTGTCGTAAGGGTGATATGTGAAAACCCCAGACACAAACAGAGACAGGGCTAA
- the rpsM gene encoding 30S ribosomal protein S13, which translates to MARIAGVDIPNNKKVEIGLTHIYGVGRHLAMSILKETNISLEKRIGDLTETEISEIRLYIEANLKVEGDLRKDIALNVKRLMEINCYRGQRHKMHLPCRGQKTRSNARTRRGLAGKRGIKRK; encoded by the coding sequence GTGGCACGTATAGCTGGTGTTGATATTCCCAACAACAAAAAAGTTGAAATCGGACTTACTCATATATATGGCGTAGGCCGTCATTTAGCCATGTCCATACTTAAGGAGACTAATATATCGCTTGAGAAAAGAATCGGTGACCTCACGGAAACCGAAATATCTGAAATCAGGCTTTATATTGAAGCCAACCTCAAGGTTGAGGGCGATCTCAGAAAAGACATCGCGCTTAACGTTAAAAGGCTCATGGAAATCAACTGTTACAGAGGACAGAGGCACAAGATGCACCTCCCCTGCCGCGGTCAGAAAACCAGAAGCAACGCAAGAACCAGAAGGGGTCTTGCGGGCAAACGCGGTATCAAGAGGAAGTAG
- the rpsK gene encoding 30S ribosomal protein S11, producing MAKAKKTAKKRDRKNVPKGVAHINSTFNNTIVSFTDMGGNVICWSAGGCNGFKNSRKSTPFAAQLSAEAAAKKAMENGMREVEVNVKGPGSGRESAIRAIQAAGIKITLIRDVTPVPHNGCRPRKKRRV from the coding sequence ATGGCAAAAGCTAAAAAAACAGCTAAAAAACGCGACAGGAAAAATGTACCTAAAGGCGTCGCGCATATAAACTCAACCTTCAACAATACAATCGTTTCCTTTACCGACATGGGCGGTAATGTCATCTGCTGGTCTGCCGGCGGATGCAACGGTTTTAAAAACTCAAGGAAATCCACTCCTTTCGCCGCTCAGCTTTCCGCTGAGGCCGCTGCTAAAAAAGCAATGGAAAACGGCATGAGAGAAGTGGAGGTCAACGTTAAGGGACCCGGCTCCGGACGCGAAAGCGCCATCAGAGCGATTCAGGCTGCGGGAATCAAGATTACTCTCATCAGAGACGTAACCCCTGTTCCGCACAACGGATGCAGACCCCGTAAAAAGAGAAGAGTATAA
- the rpsD gene encoding 30S ribosomal protein S4 has protein sequence MARYTGAVCKLCRREGTKLYLKGERCYKDKCGIEKKAYPPGQHGQLRKKLSDYGQQLREKQKVKRFYGILEAQFRLYFEKAARMQGITGENLLSLLERRLDNVVYRAGFAGSRKEARQMVRHAHFLVNGRKVNIPSFIVKAGEVIEVREKSGDHVRVKECLDTAEGRGIPEWLTLDKDGKKTQVVRLPERTDINYEIHEHLIVELYSK, from the coding sequence TTGGCTAGGTATACAGGCGCAGTTTGCAAGCTCTGCAGGCGTGAAGGTACAAAACTTTACCTCAAAGGCGAGCGTTGCTATAAAGATAAATGCGGTATTGAGAAAAAAGCGTACCCTCCCGGCCAGCACGGTCAGCTCAGGAAAAAACTCAGCGACTACGGTCAGCAGCTTAGGGAAAAACAGAAAGTTAAAAGATTTTACGGTATCCTTGAAGCACAGTTCCGCCTTTACTTTGAAAAGGCAGCCAGAATGCAGGGCATTACCGGTGAAAATCTTCTTTCACTTCTTGAAAGAAGGCTGGATAACGTAGTCTACAGAGCAGGTTTTGCAGGAAGCCGCAAGGAAGCCAGACAGATGGTTCGCCATGCTCATTTCCTTGTAAACGGACGCAAGGTCAACATCCCCTCTTTCATAGTTAAAGCGGGTGAGGTTATCGAAGTTAGAGAAAAATCAGGCGATCACGTACGTGTGAAAGAGTGTCTTGACACTGCTGAAGGAAGAGGAATACCCGAGTGGCTGACTCTTGACAAAGACGGCAAGAAAACTCAGGTCGTTAGACTCCCTGAAAGGACTGATATAAACTACGAGATTCACGAACACCTTATAGTGGAACTGTACTCTAAGTAG
- a CDS encoding DNA-directed RNA polymerase subunit alpha: MIIMNFHEIIKPRKIEPVGEVTSKYGKYVAEPYEKGFGITVGNALRRVMLSSIEGTAVVGVKIEGVTNEFSTLPGVYEDIVDIILNLKALDLKLGVHEQRRFYIRKKGEGPVTSGDIRGEGQLEVLNPEQIICTLTDSDTELYMELLIQRGLGYVPAEEFEKDIDEVDMIPVDAIFSPIKRVNYFVENARVGQSTDYDKLIIEVETDGSITPEDAIAFAAKIVKDHMNLFINFEEPEVEDSDVDESSKNDQLFDLLDKSIEELELSVRAYNCLKNANIKTLAELCRKTDSEMLKTKNFGRKSLEEIKKVLHELGLGLGMDLEAIGYVNSDSEDE; encoded by the coding sequence ATGATCATCATGAACTTTCATGAAATAATAAAGCCCAGGAAAATCGAGCCTGTAGGCGAAGTTACATCCAAATACGGAAAGTACGTAGCTGAACCCTATGAGAAAGGTTTCGGTATCACCGTGGGAAATGCTCTTCGCAGGGTGATGCTTTCCTCCATCGAAGGCACTGCTGTGGTGGGCGTTAAGATCGAGGGCGTTACCAACGAGTTCAGTACACTTCCGGGTGTTTACGAAGATATAGTTGACATAATTCTCAACCTTAAAGCGCTTGATCTTAAACTCGGCGTGCATGAGCAGAGAAGATTCTACATCAGGAAAAAAGGCGAAGGCCCTGTTACCTCCGGTGACATAAGAGGCGAAGGCCAGCTTGAAGTGCTTAATCCTGAGCAGATCATCTGCACCCTGACCGATTCTGATACTGAGCTCTACATGGAGCTTCTCATTCAGAGAGGTCTTGGTTATGTTCCCGCTGAAGAATTTGAAAAGGATATAGACGAAGTTGACATGATTCCCGTTGACGCGATTTTCTCGCCCATCAAAAGGGTAAACTACTTTGTCGAAAACGCGCGTGTCGGTCAGAGTACCGACTATGACAAGCTCATCATAGAAGTAGAGACAGACGGCTCCATCACTCCCGAGGACGCGATAGCTTTCGCCGCCAAGATAGTGAAGGATCATATGAACCTCTTCATCAACTTTGAAGAGCCCGAGGTTGAAGATTCCGATGTCGATGAATCCAGCAAGAACGATCAGCTTTTTGATCTTCTTGATAAGAGCATTGAGGAGCTTGAACTCTCCGTCAGGGCTTATAACTGCCTGAAGAATGCCAACATCAAAACACTGGCTGAACTTTGCAGGAAGACGGACAGCGAAATGCTCAAAACTAAAAACTTCGGCCGCAAATCCCTTGAGGAGATCAAAAAAGTTCTCCACGAACTCGGTCTCGGACTGGGAATGGATCTTGAGGCTATAGGTTATGTGAATTCAGATTCGGAGGATGAATAG
- the rplQ gene encoding 50S ribosomal protein L17 produces MRHRKSGKKLGRPTAHRFSMLRSMAGFLIEHGRIETTVTRAKALRSFVEPLITFGKVGDLSARRLVLRRLPNKKVVNLLFDEVAPKFKERPGGYTRIVKTGYRKGDQADMAIIELVKE; encoded by the coding sequence ATGCGTCATAGAAAAAGCGGCAAAAAACTCGGCAGGCCGACGGCGCACAGATTCTCCATGCTCAGAAGTATGGCAGGTTTCCTGATTGAGCACGGCAGAATTGAGACAACCGTAACAAGAGCAAAAGCTCTCCGTTCGTTTGTCGAGCCCCTGATAACTTTCGGCAAGGTCGGCGACCTTTCAGCGAGAAGACTCGTGCTGAGAAGGCTCCCCAACAAAAAGGTAGTCAATCTCCTTTTTGATGAAGTGGCTCCGAAATTTAAAGAACGCCCCGGCGGTTACACCAGAATAGTCAAAACCGGCTATCGCAAAGGCGATCAGGCGGATATGGCGATTATCGAGCTTGTTAAAGAGTAA
- a CDS encoding class II aldolase/adducin family protein, protein MGTAVKAEISKFGRKLVENGLTTSFFGNISAYENGVLYATKTGSMLDELEDDNIVEVYLDNACPNDKLATTELCVHRKIIKETGAKRVMHAHTVFSILAGDFFKEAACFSAAEILPFLKYVPVVTGKSGTDELAESVAEGLTMNKIVIVKDHGVFAVGDTLKECYVYISGLEFYAKALLMKKLFMKNGII, encoded by the coding sequence ATGGGAACAGCAGTGAAGGCTGAAATTTCAAAGTTCGGCAGAAAGCTTGTTGAAAACGGACTTACAACTTCATTTTTCGGTAATATATCGGCTTATGAAAACGGTGTGCTCTATGCCACGAAAACAGGCTCAATGCTTGATGAGCTTGAAGATGATAATATTGTTGAGGTATATCTTGATAATGCCTGTCCCAATGACAAGCTGGCGACAACAGAACTCTGTGTTCACCGAAAAATAATTAAGGAAACAGGAGCAAAAAGGGTGATGCACGCCCATACTGTTTTCTCAATCTTAGCCGGGGACTTTTTTAAGGAAGCCGCGTGCTTCAGCGCTGCGGAGATTCTCCCGTTTCTTAAATACGTTCCTGTTGTTACAGGAAAAAGCGGTACGGATGAACTGGCTGAAAGCGTTGCGGAAGGGCTTACTATGAACAAAATTGTCATTGTGAAGGATCACGGGGTATTTGCCGTGGGTGACACGCTTAAAGAATGTTATGTATATATCTCCGGTCTGGAGTTTTATGCCAAAGCGCTTCTGATGAAAAAGCTTTTCATGAAGAACGGAATTATCTGA
- a CDS encoding flagellar brake protein: MAELINDFDKLFTVNTKITLIVTNGDYAGSYDSRVEDFDRDGSILAAMPSSGGIPVPLIPGTKAEVSFMGPDSRYRFETAVLGRVKTGSIYLLKLRRPEQLERNQLRDFFRVSTRIKGSIALFHPSSPGEKTSVPYDSAECTIVDLSGGGCRLITEAETAKGQHVSVDLSEMLGKGQVLHGKVIRTVRLEGKNQISVEFYFKKESERNQLIKYVFKRQIELKQIRG; encoded by the coding sequence ATGGCAGAACTGATAAATGATTTCGATAAACTTTTTACTGTAAATACGAAAATTACTCTCATCGTTACAAACGGAGACTATGCGGGGAGTTATGATTCGAGAGTCGAGGATTTTGACCGTGACGGAAGCATACTTGCCGCAATGCCCTCCAGCGGAGGCATACCTGTTCCCCTCATCCCCGGGACAAAGGCGGAAGTGAGCTTCATGGGACCGGACAGCAGATACAGATTTGAGACCGCTGTTCTCGGGAGAGTTAAAACCGGATCAATATATTTACTCAAGCTGCGCAGACCCGAACAGCTTGAACGCAACCAGCTCAGGGATTTTTTCAGGGTTTCCACAAGGATAAAGGGGAGCATAGCTCTGTTTCATCCTTCTTCACCGGGTGAAAAAACAAGCGTGCCGTATGATTCCGCAGAGTGCACAATCGTCGATCTCTCCGGCGGAGGGTGCAGGCTTATCACTGAGGCGGAAACAGCTAAGGGGCAGCACGTGAGCGTGGATTTATCGGAGATGCTGGGAAAGGGGCAGGTTCTGCACGGCAAGGTGATACGCACAGTCCGCCTTGAGGGGAAGAATCAGATAAGCGTGGAGTTCTATTTTAAGAAAGAATCCGAGCGCAACCAGCTGATCAAATACGTTTTCAAACGTCAGATAGAGCTTAAGCAGATTAGGGGATAG
- a CDS encoding 7-cyano-7-deazaguanine synthase: MNRYFEKFGKAIVAFSGGADSTAVLMLAAEYLGADNVVAVTMESPHIFWYQVENARKTASRLGVQWVSKKLNITDEFLENKPNRCYVCKREILKSITETAIEKGIEHIFDGTNIEDTKEYRPGMAALIEYGIVSPLLDNELGKEFVHKTIAPLIADGFVFPNDSCVATRINGIITKDRLRAVETAENGLRDEFDGIRMRLFDNPPRVLFKRPKALNAEQLRKLSTALKKAIP; the protein is encoded by the coding sequence TTGAATCGGTATTTTGAAAAGTTCGGCAAAGCAATAGTCGCCTTCAGCGGCGGCGCGGACAGCACGGCAGTTCTAATGCTGGCGGCTGAGTATCTCGGAGCGGACAATGTTGTCGCCGTTACCATGGAATCTCCGCACATCTTCTGGTATCAGGTGGAAAACGCCCGTAAAACAGCCTCCCGTCTGGGTGTGCAGTGGGTCTCAAAAAAGCTGAATATCACTGACGAGTTTCTGGAAAACAAGCCCAACAGGTGCTATGTCTGTAAGAGAGAGATTCTCAAGTCCATCACCGAAACAGCCATAGAAAAAGGCATTGAGCATATCTTTGACGGCACGAACATAGAAGACACCAAGGAGTACCGTCCGGGAATGGCAGCCTTAATAGAATACGGCATTGTCTCTCCCCTGCTGGATAACGAGCTGGGAAAGGAATTTGTGCACAAAACAATAGCACCGCTCATCGCTGACGGTTTCGTATTCCCCAACGATTCCTGCGTGGCGACAAGGATAAACGGCATAATAACAAAAGACAGGCTGAGAGCTGTGGAAACCGCCGAGAACGGTCTGAGAGACGAGTTTGACGGGATACGCATGCGCCTGTTTGATAACCCACCCAGAGTACTGTTTAAACGCCCTAAGGCGCTGAATGCGGAACAGCTCCGCAAACTCAGTACGGCACTGAAAAAAGCTATCCCCTAA
- the mnmA gene encoding tRNA 2-thiouridine(34) synthase MnmA, with protein sequence MKEKVMVAMSGGVDSTTCAMLMLEQGYDVTGVTLHLFDGQEKALEDAEACAKQLGIKWYAADCRKFFGEDVISYFIRTYKLGKTPNPCCHCNHGAKFNYLYREMKAEGCTALISGHYARIAERGGRKLVAKGLDKNKDQSYYLCLMEPYQLDVVRFPLGEMTKSRTRELAKNYGLAVADKKDSQEVCFLMGGDYRDYLRAKLKDKDIKKGNFILDGKPLKQHDGIVFYTVGQRKGLGIGYHEPLYVSSIDPKTGDVHLGVKEESAKRGVKLKDCVFAGADSYIRRAKARLRYRMTEAPCTLEILPEDKAVLLFDEPQFSPAPGQVAAVYDDEVLLGGGFIESVF encoded by the coding sequence ATGAAAGAAAAAGTAATGGTGGCGATGAGCGGCGGTGTGGACAGCACGACCTGCGCCATGCTTATGCTTGAACAGGGTTACGATGTGACAGGAGTCACCCTGCATCTTTTTGACGGGCAGGAAAAAGCCCTTGAGGACGCCGAAGCCTGCGCAAAACAGCTCGGTATAAAGTGGTATGCCGCTGACTGCCGCAAATTCTTCGGAGAGGATGTCATATCCTACTTCATCCGCACATATAAGCTGGGCAAAACCCCTAACCCCTGCTGCCACTGCAACCACGGGGCGAAATTCAACTACCTGTACAGAGAGATGAAGGCGGAGGGCTGCACGGCGCTTATCTCCGGACACTACGCCCGCATAGCTGAGCGCGGCGGCAGAAAGCTTGTGGCAAAAGGGCTGGATAAAAATAAGGATCAGTCCTATTATTTATGTCTGATGGAGCCTTATCAGCTTGATGTGGTCCGCTTTCCTCTTGGAGAGATGACAAAGAGCCGGACGCGGGAACTGGCAAAAAACTACGGTCTTGCGGTTGCGGATAAAAAAGACAGTCAGGAAGTCTGTTTCCTCATGGGCGGCGACTACAGGGATTACCTTCGTGCAAAGCTTAAGGATAAGGATATAAAGAAAGGAAACTTCATACTCGACGGCAAACCCCTGAAGCAGCATGACGGCATAGTCTTCTACACCGTCGGACAGAGAAAGGGATTGGGCATCGGCTATCACGAGCCGCTTTACGTAAGTTCCATAGACCCGAAAACGGGCGATGTGCATCTGGGTGTCAAAGAAGAATCAGCAAAACGGGGCGTAAAGCTGAAAGACTGTGTCTTTGCAGGCGCAGACAGCTATATCCGCAGGGCGAAAGCCCGCCTAAGGTACAGAATGACGGAAGCTCCATGCACCCTTGAGATCCTCCCCGAAGACAAGGCAGTGCTGCTTTTTGACGAACCGCAGTTTTCCCCCGCGCCGGGGCAGGTCGCGGCGGTATATGATGACGAGGTGCTGCTTGGCGGCGGTTTTATTGAATCGGTATTTTGA
- a CDS encoding HAD-IA family hydrolase has translation MKVSTVIFDFGGVIAEEGWAKGVRIIAAKCGHEPESFFELCVQAIHDTGFCLGKVDEYGYWTHVKTLINLPMSATELKNEILPRFVVRPYVIEMAENLGRKYRTAILSDQTHWLDELNERDGFFKSFQHVFNSYHDGNSKQSPSYFTETCNKLNIFPQEAVFIDDNKGNIARALGVGMNAVLYETFEQTADELKKYVEI, from the coding sequence ATGAAAGTTTCAACTGTTATTTTCGATTTCGGCGGAGTGATAGCCGAGGAAGGCTGGGCAAAAGGGGTGAGGATAATCGCCGCAAAATGCGGTCATGAGCCTGAGAGCTTCTTTGAACTCTGTGTTCAGGCTATCCACGATACAGGCTTCTGCTTGGGTAAGGTTGACGAATACGGCTACTGGACTCATGTGAAGACACTGATCAACCTTCCTATGAGCGCCACGGAACTGAAAAATGAGATACTCCCCAGATTTGTTGTACGCCCGTATGTAATTGAAATGGCTGAAAATCTTGGCAGAAAATACAGGACAGCAATCTTAAGTGACCAGACTCACTGGCTGGACGAGCTGAACGAAAGAGACGGTTTTTTCAAGAGTTTTCAGCACGTTTTTAACTCCTATCATGACGGAAACAGCAAGCAGAGCCCCTCATATTTTACAGAAACATGTAATAAGCTGAACATTTTTCCGCAGGAAGCGGTGTTTATTGATGATAATAAGGGAAATATCGCCCGTGCGCTCGGCGTGGGGATGAATGCCGTACTGTATGAAACCTTTGAGCAGACGGCTGATGAACTGAAAAAATATGTGGAAATTTAG
- a CDS encoding hydrolase, whose product MFRISKEDTALIVIDVQEKLIPAMDPKVYERIRNNIIKLIKSFKIIGSPVLVTQQYTKGLGGTVKEITEEAGEEFFEKVTFSCCGEKAFIERLKNEGVKNLILVGMETHVCVLQTAVDLIENGFNVHVVADSVCSRAKFNWEIGLRFMEKAGAVVTVSETVLFQLLGAAGTPEFKEVSKLIK is encoded by the coding sequence ATGTTCAGAATTTCTAAGGAAGACACGGCGCTTATAGTGATTGATGTTCAGGAAAAACTTATCCCCGCTATGGATCCCAAGGTTTACGAGCGTATCAGAAACAACATAATCAAGCTCATAAAAAGCTTTAAAATCATCGGATCCCCTGTTCTCGTCACTCAGCAGTACACCAAAGGGCTGGGCGGCACGGTTAAAGAAATCACAGAAGAGGCAGGGGAAGAATTTTTTGAGAAAGTAACCTTCTCGTGCTGCGGTGAAAAGGCTTTTATTGAGAGACTGAAAAATGAAGGCGTGAAAAACCTTATTCTCGTGGGTATGGAAACACACGTATGCGTTCTTCAGACCGCTGTTGACCTCATCGAAAACGGGTTCAACGTTCACGTTGTCGCGGATTCCGTATGCTCACGCGCCAAGTTCAACTGGGAAATAGGCTTAAGGTTTATGGAAAAGGCGGGAGCAGTTGTAACTGTTTCCGAAACTGTGCTTTTCCAGCTTTTGGGCGCTGCCGGAACACCGGAATTCAAGGAAGTTTCAAAGCTTATAAAATAA
- a CDS encoding DMT family transporter, with product MFLVMVSWGGSWINAKVLVRYAAPEQLIFWRFALTTLTLIPVMIVLRESFRFRRTGFFAALLGAVILLVYNLFFFMGLNKGLASIGGVLTTTLIPAVTYLINKLISRGEFLVKDIIGLCIGAVGAGFILRIWEMDWYALFHSGNVFFLLAAVTWAVLTNLSARVKTILSPIGFNFYLSLFTTIFIFVYMKGDVGSMASFDGLFWLNLFLLAAFATTFGSSVYFICASKLGSDKASSFVFLVPVSALIFSMVFLGEKVAWSTFTGGAIALCAVYLINKKAKAT from the coding sequence ATGTTTCTTGTGATGGTCTCATGGGGCGGTTCATGGATAAACGCCAAGGTTCTTGTGCGTTACGCCGCGCCGGAACAGTTGATCTTCTGGCGCTTCGCCCTGACCACTCTCACTCTTATTCCGGTGATGATTGTTCTCAGGGAGAGTTTCCGGTTTCGCAGAACAGGTTTTTTCGCTGCGCTTCTGGGTGCTGTTATTCTTTTGGTATATAACTTATTTTTCTTTATGGGACTCAATAAGGGGCTGGCGAGTATAGGCGGAGTACTGACGACAACGCTCATTCCTGCGGTTACTTATCTGATAAATAAGCTTATTTCCCGCGGCGAGTTTCTGGTGAAGGACATAATCGGGCTCTGCATAGGCGCAGTAGGGGCAGGGTTTATATTAAGAATATGGGAAATGGACTGGTACGCCCTGTTTCACAGCGGCAACGTTTTTTTCCTTCTCGCGGCAGTAACATGGGCTGTGCTCACTAACCTCAGCGCCAGAGTTAAGACCATTCTGTCTCCTATCGGGTTTAATTTTTATCTGTCATTGTTTACAACTATTTTCATCTTTGTTTATATGAAAGGCGATGTGGGCAGCATGGCTTCTTTTGACGGGTTGTTCTGGCTGAATCTCTTTCTGCTTGCGGCATTTGCCACCACATTCGGTTCTTCCGTGTATTTCATATGCGCTTCCAAGCTCGGCTCGGACAAGGCGAGCTCGTTTGTGTTTCTTGTACCTGTGAGCGCATTGATTTTCAGCATGGTTTTTTTGGGTGAGAAGGTTGCGTGGAGCACATTCACAGGCGGAGCAATCGCTCTCTGCGCAGTCTATCTGATCAATAAGAAAGCTAAAGCAACATAA
- a CDS encoding YbaK/EbsC family protein: protein MKKPQDSVAKVTNALKELGVNTEVLTFSQSTKTSQEAADAAGCELAQIAKSIVFRAKKADKAVLVITSGINRVDTKLIRDHLGEKPDKADADFVRDKTGYVIGGVPAIAHKEEPIVFLDETLIQFAEIWSAAGSPYSIYKITPQELLRITGAKVIKVC from the coding sequence ATGAAAAAACCGCAGGACAGCGTGGCAAAAGTGACCAACGCACTTAAGGAACTAGGTGTAAATACTGAAGTTCTCACATTTTCACAGTCGACCAAAACATCGCAGGAAGCGGCGGACGCCGCAGGGTGCGAGCTGGCTCAGATAGCAAAATCAATAGTTTTCAGGGCAAAAAAGGCTGACAAGGCAGTTCTCGTAATCACCAGCGGAATAAACAGAGTGGACACCAAGCTGATACGTGATCACCTCGGCGAAAAGCCCGACAAAGCTGACGCAGACTTTGTAAGAGATAAAACAGGCTACGTCATAGGCGGCGTTCCGGCAATCGCCCATAAGGAAGAACCGATAGTTTTTCTGGATGAAACACTTATACAGTTTGCTGAAATCTGGTCGGCAGCAGGTTCACCTTATTCCATCTATAAAATTACACCGCAGGAGCTTCTGCGTATTACGGGAGCGAAAGTAATCAAGGTCTGCTGA